The Chloroflexia bacterium SDU3-3 genome includes a region encoding these proteins:
- a CDS encoding ABC transporter permease, whose product MSQTLINNLWKATGETFYMVGISTLIAIIFGLPLGIALITTDRNGLFPNRAVNQILAAIINVGRSLPFIILLIAIIPFTRLVVGTSIGSTAAIVPLAVAAIPFYARVAESALREVDRGLIEAAQAMGCTNAQIITKVLIPEAIPGLVSGATITIISLIGYSAMAGAVGGGGLGNLAITYGYQRFQVNVMVATVVVLVVLVQIIQWLGDILAKQLRHR is encoded by the coding sequence GTGAGCCAGACCCTGATCAACAACCTGTGGAAGGCCACCGGCGAGACATTCTATATGGTGGGGATCTCGACGCTGATCGCGATCATCTTCGGGCTGCCGCTAGGCATCGCCCTGATCACCACCGACCGCAACGGGCTGTTTCCCAACCGCGCGGTCAACCAGATCCTGGCGGCAATCATCAACGTCGGGCGCTCGCTGCCTTTCATCATCCTGCTGATCGCGATCATCCCGTTCACGCGGCTGGTCGTGGGCACATCCATCGGCAGCACCGCCGCGATCGTGCCGCTGGCCGTGGCAGCCATCCCCTTCTACGCCCGCGTGGCCGAATCGGCGCTGCGCGAGGTGGACCGCGGGCTGATCGAGGCGGCCCAAGCTATGGGCTGCACCAACGCCCAGATCATCACCAAGGTGCTCATCCCCGAGGCCATCCCTGGGCTGGTCAGCGGCGCGACAATCACGATCATCAGCCTGATCGGCTACTCGGCCATGGCGGGCGCGGTGGGCGGCGGCGGCCTGGGCAACCTGGCGATCACCTACGGCTACCAGCGCTTCCAGGTGAACGTGATGGTGGCCACCGTGGTGGTGCTGGTGGTGCTGGTTCAGATCATCCAGTGGCTTGGCGATATCTTGGCCAAGCAGCTGCGGCACCGCTAG
- a CDS encoding methionine ABC transporter ATP-binding protein codes for MIHIEHLRKTYGAGEQRVAALDDVSLDVQAGEVFGVLGQSGAGKSTLIRCVNMLERPTSGSVVVDGQEMTALAGAELRHARQKIGMIFQHFNLLSSRTVAENIALPLEVIGVDRQARAARVAELIDLVGLTERAKAYPAQLSGGQKQRVGIARALASQPQVLLSDEATSALDPQTTRSILELLRDLNRRLGLTILLITHEMSVVKQICDRVAVLRDGRIAEQGTVAELAAQPASLLAREIFPQHAEHTPQPGATLVTITYTSGSADEPLLSNLVRNFDIDMNILSGSIELVGGQRIGQMQIELSGTQTADALAYLRGQNLHVEVRA; via the coding sequence ATGATCCATATCGAACACCTACGTAAAACCTACGGCGCGGGCGAGCAGCGCGTGGCCGCACTGGATGACGTGAGCCTCGACGTGCAGGCGGGCGAGGTCTTCGGCGTGCTGGGCCAGAGCGGCGCGGGCAAGAGCACTCTCATCCGCTGCGTGAACATGCTGGAGCGCCCCACATCCGGCTCGGTGGTGGTGGATGGCCAGGAGATGACCGCGCTGGCCGGGGCCGAGCTGCGCCACGCCCGCCAGAAGATCGGCATGATCTTCCAGCACTTCAACCTGCTCTCCTCGCGCACCGTGGCCGAAAACATCGCGCTGCCGCTTGAGGTGATCGGCGTGGACCGGCAGGCCCGCGCCGCCCGCGTGGCCGAGCTGATCGACCTGGTGGGACTGACCGAGCGGGCCAAGGCCTACCCGGCCCAGCTCTCGGGCGGGCAGAAGCAGCGGGTGGGCATCGCCCGCGCCCTAGCTAGCCAGCCGCAGGTGCTGCTCTCCGACGAAGCCACATCGGCGCTCGACCCGCAGACCACGCGATCCATCCTGGAGCTGCTGCGCGACCTCAACCGCAGGCTGGGCCTCACCATCCTGCTGATCACCCACGAGATGAGCGTGGTGAAGCAGATCTGCGACCGCGTGGCGGTGCTGCGCGATGGCCGAATCGCCGAGCAGGGCACCGTGGCCGAGCTGGCGGCCCAGCCCGCCTCGCTGCTGGCCCGCGAGATCTTCCCGCAGCACGCCGAGCACACCCCGCAGCCCGGCGCAACCCTGGTGACCATCACCTACACCAGCGGCTCCGCCGACGAGCCGCTGCTCTCGAACCTCGTGCGCAACTTCGACATCGACATGAACATCCTGAGCGGCAGCATCGAGCTGGTCGGTGGCCAGCGGATCGGCCAGATGCAGATCGAGCTGAGCGGCACGCAGACCGCCGACGCGCTGGCCTACCTGCGCGGCCAGAACCTGCACGTGGAGGTGCGCGCGTGA
- a CDS encoding ABC transporter substrate-binding protein gives MPALIALGVVLSGCGASASAPAATSAPAATSAATAEAAVTEVAATAEATVTEVAATAEAATAEATAEAATTAEAATGELITVRVGASPVPHTEILNFIKENLAAKEGLNLEITEFTDYVLPNTALAEGQLDANFFQHVPYMETFAKENNIPLVAVTNVHIEPLGIYSKKLKALADVADGATVAIPNDATNGGRALQLLAANGLLTLKDGVSTNATKDDITANPKNLNITELEAAQLPRSLDDVDLAVINGNYAIEAGFTPSKDALALESGQNNPYANVLATLQGKENDPGIQKLAKLLNSPEVKKFIEEKYQGSVLPAF, from the coding sequence ATGCCCGCGCTTATCGCGCTTGGGGTTGTACTCTCGGGCTGCGGCGCAAGCGCCAGCGCGCCCGCCGCCACCAGCGCGCCCGCCGCCACCAGCGCCGCCACGGCTGAGGCCGCCGTAACTGAGGTTGCCGCCACCGCCGAGGCAACCGTAACTGAGGTCGCCGCCACCGCCGAGGCCGCCACGGCTGAGGCCACCGCCGAGGCCGCCACCACCGCCGAAGCTGCCACGGGCGAGCTGATCACGGTGCGCGTGGGCGCATCGCCAGTGCCGCACACCGAGATCCTGAACTTCATCAAGGAGAACCTGGCCGCAAAAGAGGGCCTGAACCTTGAGATTACCGAGTTCACTGACTACGTGCTGCCGAACACGGCCCTAGCCGAGGGCCAGCTAGACGCCAACTTCTTCCAGCACGTGCCCTACATGGAGACCTTCGCCAAGGAGAACAACATCCCGCTAGTGGCTGTGACCAACGTCCACATCGAGCCGCTGGGCATCTACTCCAAGAAGCTGAAGGCCCTGGCCGACGTGGCCGACGGCGCGACCGTGGCCATCCCCAACGACGCCACTAATGGCGGGCGCGCGCTGCAGCTGCTGGCCGCAAACGGCCTGCTGACGCTGAAGGACGGCGTGAGCACCAACGCCACCAAAGACGACATCACCGCCAACCCCAAGAACCTGAACATCACCGAGCTTGAGGCCGCCCAGCTGCCGCGCTCGCTGGATGATGTGGATCTGGCCGTGATCAACGGCAACTACGCCATCGAGGCGGGCTTCACGCCCAGCAAGGATGCGCTAGCGCTGGAGTCGGGCCAGAACAACCCCTACGCCAATGTGCTGGCCACGCTGCAGGGCAAGGAGAACGACCCCGGCATCCAGAAGCTGGCCAAGCTGCTGAACAGCCCCGAGGTCAAGAAGTTCATCGAGGAGAAGTACCAGGGCTCCGTGCTCCCAGCCTTCTAG
- the rbsK gene encoding ribokinase: protein MSIVVFGSINMDLVASVARLPQAGETLSGSGFASVPGGKGANQAVACARLGVPTAFVGKLGADSFGHELRRGLEREGVGVTGLGTAADLPSGIAVITVDARGENTIVVVPGANGAVGEAELDALERQLAGAKVLLLQLEVPLAAVEAAAAAARERGVLVVLDPAPAQPLPAALLRQVDIITPNETEAAALVGFALADDAAIARAAELLCERGAGGAIIKLGGRGAYVLAGGRGVWLPAFAVEAVDTVAAGDAFNGALAAALSLGMPLEEAARWGAAGGALATTRRGAQAAMPTRAELAALLG, encoded by the coding sequence ATGAGCATCGTGGTCTTTGGCAGCATCAATATGGATCTGGTCGCCAGCGTGGCCCGCCTGCCGCAGGCGGGCGAGACGCTGAGCGGCAGCGGCTTCGCCAGCGTGCCGGGCGGCAAGGGCGCAAACCAGGCGGTGGCATGCGCGCGCCTGGGCGTGCCCACCGCGTTTGTGGGAAAACTCGGGGCCGACAGCTTTGGCCACGAGCTGCGGCGCGGGCTTGAGCGCGAGGGCGTGGGGGTGACTGGGCTAGGCACAGCGGCAGATCTGCCCAGCGGCATCGCCGTGATCACCGTGGACGCGCGGGGCGAGAACACCATCGTGGTGGTGCCGGGGGCCAACGGGGCCGTGGGCGAGGCCGAGCTAGATGCGCTGGAGCGCCAGCTCGCCGGTGCGAAGGTGCTGCTGCTGCAGCTGGAGGTGCCGCTGGCGGCGGTGGAGGCCGCAGCGGCGGCGGCGCGCGAGCGCGGGGTGCTGGTGGTGCTCGACCCGGCCCCAGCCCAGCCGCTGCCAGCCGCGCTGCTGCGCCAGGTGGACATCATCACCCCCAACGAGACCGAGGCAGCGGCGCTGGTGGGCTTCGCGCTAGCCGACGATGCGGCGATCGCCCGCGCCGCCGAGCTGCTGTGCGAGCGCGGGGCAGGCGGCGCGATCATCAAGCTGGGCGGCAGGGGCGCGTATGTGCTCGCGGGCGGGCGAGGGGTATGGCTGCCCGCCTTCGCAGTAGAGGCGGTGGACACGGTGGCGGCGGGCGACGCCTTCAACGGCGCGCTGGCCGCCGCGCTGAGCCTGGGGATGCCGCTTGAGGAGGCGGCGCGCTGGGGCGCGGCAGGCGGCGCGCTGGCCACTACACGGCGCGGGGCCCAGGCGGCCATGCCCACCCGCGCCGAGCTGGCCGCGCTGCTGGGCTAG